The genomic segment ATGAAAGGCAGAACAAGTTTTGTTATTGCACATAGACTTTCTACAATTAGAGATGCAGAATTAATTCTTGTTATGAATAAAGGAAGTATTATAGAAATGGGCAACCATAATGAACTTCTTGCAAAGAAAGGTTTCTATGCAGATCTTTACAACAGCCAATTCTCTGGAGCAAATTTAGATAGTGAAGTAATGTAAATTATAATATTTTAAGGATAGTAGACGATAGTAATATTGTTTACTATCCTTTATTTTTATACAAGAAAATGGATTTTTATAAATTATTTCTAGTGAAGATATAAACTTAAAATTTTAGTAACTTTGTAAATACATTTATCTAATAAGTTGATTTGATACCTATATATACATTAAAAAATAAATTAAATTACTCATACTAAAACAAAAAGTAGTTATCAAGAATTATTGGCATAATTCTTGCTTTAAATATACTTGAAGAATAAAAAATATTGGAGGAATTAGAAATGAGTAATTTAGGAACTTTCAACAAAATAATAAAATCTGTTTGGAGTATTGAAAATTTAGATGAAATTGAAGATGGTTTTGGTCCAGACGAAATTGAGGCATGGGATTCACTTAGCCATATTGAACTGGTAGTAGCCCTTGAGGAAGAATTTGAAATATCTATGGCAGTTCAAGATATTTCAAGGTTATATACTATAGGAGATATCAAAAATACATTGAGAAAATATGGGGTTGAAATATGACCTTTACTGACTATGTTTTTGAATTCTCCTCAGAGCTTAACAAAACTGCAATAATTGATAAGAAAAATATCAGCTATAGTGATTTGTACTGTAAGGTACTGATGATATCTCATAATATAAAGAAAATTAATATAGTAAAGGAAGATAAGATTCTATTAATAAGTGAGAATTCACCTTTTTTTATAGAAAGTTACTTTGGAATAATAAAAAGCGGGTGCACTTGTGTACCCCTAAATCCTACTCTAAGTAAGAATGATATTGAGTATATAATTAATAGTTGCAATCCTAAAGCAATTTTTATTGAAAAACGTTTTTTAGATAATATGCGAAATTTGATTAATAAAGATATTAAGATAGTTACTGAAGAAACATTAAATAATCTTCTATTAGATAAAGAATGTACTAGTAATAATAGAGAAGAAGAAGAAATTGATTTTAAAAATAGTGTGGCTGTAATATTATTTACATCTGGTTCTACAGCAAGACCAAAAGGAGTAATGCTTACGCATCATAATCTCTGTCATAACACTAATTCCATAATAGAATATTTAAGCTTAAACAGCGAGGATAGGATAGAAGTTGTCTTACCATTTTACTATTGTTTTGGAACATCGTTGCTTCATACACATTTAAGAGTTGGCGGTAGCTTAGTAATAAACAATAAATTCATGTTCCCAGAAACAGTTCTAGATGATATAGAAAAATATGAATGTACAGGCTTTGCAGGGGTTCCAAGTAATTATCAAATTTTACTTAGAAAATCTAGTATTAAAGATAGAAATTTGAAAAGCCTAAGATACGTCGCTCAGGCAGGAGGAAGACTTCCTGATAGTTTTATTAAAGAAGTAAGACAAGCTCTTGTAGGAGTAGATGTATTTATAATGTATGGACAAACTGAAGCAACTGCAAGACTTTCGTATCTTCCACCTAATATGCTTGATGAAAAAATGGGTTCAATAGGTAAAGGCATTCCTGGAACTTTGCTTAAAGTAATTGATAAAGAAGGAAATGAAGTAAAAGTGGATGAAATAGGTGAAGTGGTGGCTTTGGGTGAAAATATAATGAAGGGTTACTTTAACGATGAAGAAGAAACGAGAAAGGTCATTAGAAATGGTTATTTATATACCGGTGACTTGGCTACAGTAGATGAAGATGGTTATATTTATATTGTGGCAAGGGAAAAACAAATCATAAAAAGTGGTGGAAATAGAATAAGTCCTAAAGAAATTGAAAATATTATAATTCAAATTCCAAGCGTTATAGAAGCAGCAGTAATTGGAATTCAAGACGATATATTAGGAGAAGCAGTAAAAGCATTTGTAGTATTAAATGATGAAGTATTAAAAGTTGATGAAAAGTATATAATTGACTATTGCAAAGATAAATTGCCGTCCTATAAAATACCTAAATATGTGGTATTTTTAGAGGGTCTTCCAAAAAATTCTTCTGGTAAAGTAATGATGGGGGATTTGAAATGATAGATGAAATTATAAATAATGAGCAATTTAAGTGTCTGCAAAAGGACAAAGAAAAAAAGCTTTTGAGCATTCTAAGGCCCCAGATAGATAAAAGTAGAATAAATGAAAATTTAAACATTATGTATAAAAAACTAGGAGTTAATATAAATGATATAAATTCTCTTGAAGAGGTTCCCTTTATTCCTGTAAATATGTTTAAGCATTTTGAGCTTAGGACTTGTAGTGAAGAAAGTGTAGTTAGAATATTAAACTCAAGTTCCACAACTGGAAACATTCCGAGCAAGATATATATTGATAAGGAAACATCTATAAGACAATCTCAAGGATTAATATCAACTCTAACAAGTTTTTTGGGATCGTATAGAAGACCAATGCTAATAATTGATAGTAAAGAAGTTAACAAAAAAAGTGACTATCTAACTGCAAGAGGCGCGGCAATAAGAGGAGTAAGCAGTTTTGGAAAGAGTTTAACTTATGCTATGGATTTGGTAGATGATAACATCATACTTAATATAGAACGACTTAAAGAATTTGAAGAAAAGTACAAAGATACAGATATATTAGTATATGGATTTACTTATATTATCTGGACTAGGTTTGTTAACGTACTAAAAGAAAAAAATATAAAATTAAACATGCCGAAAATTAAAATACTTCATAGTGGAGGCTGGAAAAAATTAAATGCCCAAAAAGTTGAAAAGAAAGAGTTTAATAGATCTGTGGCTGAAGTATTTGGAACTGACCCTGAAAACATAATTGATTTTTATGGAATGGTTGAACAGTTAGGCGTAGTTTTTCTTGACTGTGAATTCGGATATAAACATGTACCTGATTTTGGAGAAATTATCATAAGAGATTTTTCAACGCTTAAAGAAGTGGAAAAAGGTCAATATGGCTTTATAGAGGTTATGAGTGGACTTACTTCGAGTTATCCGGGGCAGGCTATATTAACTGAGGATATTGGTGAATTTATAGGCGTAGATGATTGTAAATGCGGAAGAACGGGTAAATACTTTAAGTTTAAAAATAGAGTAGATAAATCTGAAACAAGAGGATGTGGAGATACTTTTGCAGAAAAGAGGGACAAGAAATGATAGGCTGCTTTATGTTAGGAGATAAATTTTATGAGGAACCTAAGAAGCTTCAAAGTTTAGATGCAATTATAGAAGAGCTTAATAAAAATAGAGAAACAATTTATTCGTATCCATCAGAAGCTATGATTGAAATAATTAATGAATATAGTAAAATATTATGTAGCGATAGAAAGTTTTTAAGCTATGAAGGTGTACCATTTTTGGTATTATGGCTAAAGAAAGACAATATTAAGAAGCTTCTACGCCAAGATCTAAAAAAACAAGAATTCCTAGATGATTTTATAGAAATAGCAGATAATAAATTTATGAAAGCTCAACCGAGAGGGGTAGTGTGCCATTTCATGGCTGGCAATGTTCCTACTCTTCCAATATATTATTTAGTTCAAGCCATTATTTGTAGAAATGTTAATTTATGCAGGATACCTATTGTCAGTATAGATACTGCAATTGAACTTCTAAAACCTTTAAAAGATATTGTAATTAATTTTAGAGGAGAAAAATATTATGGAAGTACCTTATTAAAGAGTATTTCAATTATAAATTTTTCAAGTAATGATTTAAAATTAAATACTGAAATGTCACAGGCAGCGGATGTAAGAGTAATATGCGGCGGTGAAGAAGCCGTTAACACATTGTCAGTTCTGCCTAAGAAAACCACATGTAAGGATGTTATATTTGGACCTAAATATTCCTTTGCTGTATTTGAAAAATCTGCGATGGAAAGTCTTAAGATAACTAAAGCCTTCGATAATTTTGCAAAGGATATAATAAGCTTTGATCAAAGAGCATGCTCTTCTCCTCAAGTGTTATTTATTGAAAAATCTACTGTAGGTATTAATGAAGCAGCACAAATGCTTTCAGAATCTTTAGAAAAGGTTTTAAAACGATATCCTAAGGTTGAAATTAATCAAGGAGCAGCTGCAAATATAATTAATAAAAGAGGGGAATATCTTTTATCTTTAGAAAAAGATATAATATGCAGTAAAGACCTCAGTTATACAATTTTAATAGACAAAGAAATAATGTTAGAAGAACCTGTGCAGCATACAACTATATTTTTAAAAGAGGTTGAAGATATATTTGAGGTTTGCAAGCTAATAACTCCAAGGATACAAACTATTGGAATAGCTTCTGAAAACAATAGCAGGATTATAAATTTTGCAAATAAAGTCAGCCTGCATGGTGTTGATAGGCTAGTTAAAGTGGGTCTCATGAATTTGTATGATTCACCTTGGGATGGAATACTCTTTATGAGTGAAATAGTTAAATGGACAATTTTAAATCTAAATTAAAAAAGAGAAATACTTTATTAATGGATAAATCTTTAGATTTGTTTTATAAACGGTACTTATGTTAATGGTGAATTATAAATTCTGTATAAATAAGATATAGGGTGTGGAGAATGTGAAAGTAAAAGAATTGATGACAAAAAAGGTATTGGTATTAAAACCTAATAATACATTTGAAGAGGCAGCAAAGCTTTTTATTGAAAATGGCATAGATGGAGCACCCGTTGTAGATAGAGATGGGAAGTTAATTAGCATTGTAACAAAAACAGATTTAATGAAGGCTATTCTTAATAAATTGGAAATGAATACAAAGCTAGAAACTTTAAATCTTAAAAAAGTAATAACAATTAATAGTGAAATGAATATAGAAGATGTATTGAAATATAATGTTGGTCGTCTTCCAGTTATAGATAAAAACAATAAGATTATAGGGATAATTACTCATACAGATTTTATTAATGATTTGGTTGAAAAAATTTCAAAAAAATGTAGAGATATGAAAAATACAAAGTTAGGATTAACTGAGTTAGACTCTATTATTGAGTGCTCTTATGATGGGATTTATATAACAGATGGGGAAGCTAATACTATAAAAATAAATAATGCCTATGAGAGTATTACAGGACTTAAAAGAGCAGAGGTTTTAGGAAGAAATATGAAAGACCTGGAGAAAGAAGGTGTTATATCTCAGTCAGCTACTCTTTTAGTGCTAAAGAATAGAAAAACCACTACGATTCAACAGGAATTCAAAACAGGAGTAAAGGTTCTTGTGAGCAGTAACCCAATCTTTGATAAGAATGGAAAAATAATTATGGTGGTTACAAACGTAAGAGATGTAACACAACTTTATGAGTTAAAAGAACAACTTCAAAAGAATAAAGAAATTACTCTTAAATATGTTTCTGAAATCGAAGAAATGAGAACTCAATTATTAAATACTTCAGAAATTGTTGCAGAAGATCATAAAACTATTGAAATTATCCAGCTTGCCAATAGAATTGCTAAAGTGGACACTACGATTCTTATGCTCGGAGAAACCGGAGCAGGAAAGGATCAAATAGCAAAGCATATACACAAAGTAAGCAAACGAAGTAAAAAACAATTTATTAAAGTTAATTGTGGTGCAGTACCTGCAAGTTTAATAGAATCTGAATTTTTCGGATATGAAAAAGGTGCTTTTACTGGAGCAAATAAAGAAGGTAAAATAGGTTTGTTTGAGATGGCTTCTGGAGGGACTATTTTCCTCGATGAAGTTGGAGAACTTCCAATGGATATGCAGGTTAAGCTTCTAAGAGTGCTTCAAGAAATGGAAGTAGTACGAATTGGAGGAACAAAGCCTATAAAAATTGATGTTAGAGTACTAGCTGCAACAAATAGAGATTTGGAAGATATGATAAAGAAAAAACAATTTAGAGAGGATTTGTATTATAGGCTCAATGTCATACCGCTATATATTCCACCCCTTAGAGAAAGAAAGCATGATATTTTGCCATTAATTAATTTTTTTCTCACACAGCTTAATAAAAAGTACAATTTCAATAAGGTATTTGCTTCAGATGCTTTAAGTTGTATGTATGAATATAATTGGCCTGGGAATGTTAGGGAGCTAAAAAATATTGTTGAGAGAGCTGTAATAATGAGTGAGGATGATAAGATAAAAAGGTCAGATCTTCCTAAAAATATTATTGGCTCAAACGGCATGATTGTAACTTTAAATACTTTTGAAGAAGGTATAAATTTAAAAGAAACCTTAGATGCCATAGAAAAGAAATTAATTAAGAAGGCATATGACAAGTATGGTAATGTCAGAGCAGCAGCAAAATCACTAGGAATAGATGCATCAACCTTTGTAAGGAAGAGGCAGAAATATATAAAAGAAGAAATTTAATAATGTGACGTATTTAAATGGAAATTGGATACATATTTATTCATTAGCTATGGCAGCTTATTTTAAAATGCCTGCTCTGCAAATATGTATCCAATTTCTTTGTTAAGTATGGTAAATAAATGTATAATCTATTTAAATTCATGTATCATACTATAAACTTGCTAAATATTGGATAGTCAGTGGTGCAAAAATGCAACAAGATGCAGAAGTGCAACGTAATAAAATATTTTCAAATTATAGCAACTGTAAACGTATTCTGAGATTATTATAAAATTTAATTGAAATTTTAGTTGCGTTTTTGCAACAAATATTTATGGTGTTCCAAAAATTAGAGGTGATATTAAAAAAATTATAAGATTATTATGGTAAATTCAAGTTAGTGCGGTAAATTTTTATTTTGGCACGCTTATTGCTTTGTAATATTATTAGAAAATAAAAATTAGTGAAGGAAGCGATAATATGCCATTAAAAACAAAGGAACAATATATTGAAAGCCTTAGAAAGTTAAACCTAAAAGTGTACATGTTTGGAAAACCAGTTGACAATGTTGTTGATAATCCAATCATAAGACCATCTCTTAATTCAGTTGCTATGACTTATGAATTGGCACAAATGCCAGAGTATGAAGATTTAATGACAGCTACTTCTAATTTAACAGGGGAAAAAGTAAATAGATTTGCTCATTTACATCAAAGCACAGATGATCTTATTAAAAAAGTGAAGATGCAAAGATTACTTGGTCAAAAAACCGCATCATGTTTCCAAAGGTGCGTTGGTATGGATGCTTTTAATGCACTATACAGTTCAACATACGAAATAGATAAAGTTTGTGGAACAAATTATCATGAAAACTTTAATAAGTTTTTAAAATATGTTCAAGAAAACGACTTAACCGTTGATGGTGCAATGACTGATCCTAAGGGGGACAGAGGATTATCGCCAAGTAAACAAGCTGATGGAGATTTATACTTAAGGGTTGTTGAAAGAAGAGAAGATGGGGTAGTTGTTAGAGGAGCAAAATGTCACCAAACCGGAATGTTAAATTCTCATGAGGTAGTAGTAATGCCTACAATAGCTTTAACTCCAAATGATAAGGATTGGGCAATATCTTTTGCAGTGCCTACAGATGCTGAAGGAATAATTCATATATACGGAAGGCAATCTTGTGATACAAGAAAATTGGAGCCAGGTGCTGATATAGATCTTGGAAACGCTGAGTTTGGTGGACAAGAAACATTAACAATATTTGATAATGTATTTGTACCAAATGAAAGAATTTTCTTAAATGGAGAAACTGATTTTGCTGGAATGATCGTTGAAAGATTTGCAGGATATCATAGACAAAGTTATGGTGGATGCAAAGTTGGAGTTGGAGATGTTCTAATTGGAGCTGCTGCAGTAGCTGCTGATTATAACGGAGCTCACAAAGCATCTCATGTTAAAGATAAATTAATAGAAATGACTCACTTAAATGAAACTTTATTCTCTTGTGGTATTGCATGTTCAGCAATGGGTTCTAAAACAGAAGCTGGAAATTATTATATTGATAATCTGCTAGCAAATGTATGTAAGCAAAATGTTACAAGATTCCCTTATGAAATATGTAGACTTGCAGAAGATATTGCTGGAGGAATCATGGTTACTATGCCATCAGAAGCAGATTTTAAAGATGAAAAGATAGGACCATATATAGATAAATATTTGAGAGGTGTAAACTCAGTTTCAACAGAAAATAGAATGAGAATATTAAGATTAATAGAAAATATTTGTTTAGGGACTGCAGCTGTCGGATATAGAACAGAATCAATGCATGGAGCTGGATCACCACAAGCTCAAAGAATTATGATAGCTAGACAAGGAAATTTAGCAGCTAAAAAGAAAATAGCTAAGAAAATAGCTAGAATTGAAGAATAATATGAGCGAAATCATGGTAGATAAAATTAATAATGCTATCAATACTAAAATAAAACCATTACTTGCCGAGTATAATGGAGATATTGAGCTTGTAGAAGTTAGAGATGGCGTAGCTTACGTAAAACTTTTAGGCGCATGCAGTGGCTGTCCTTCTGCAAGGTTTACTATGGAAGAAGTAATTTCCTGCGTATTAAAAGAGATACCGGAAATAAAAGATGTACAACTTGTTGATCCAATTAGCAGAGAAATGCTTAATTTTGCTAGAGAGCTACTTAGCAAATAAAGGCTAGGTGAAATTTTGGAGATAGGTATTAGATACTGTGGTGGCTGTAATGCCAGTTATGATAGAAAAACGTTTATTACAAATTTAATTAACGATCTTGATAAAACTCATAATTTCGAGATTGCAAAGGAAAATAAGGAATATGACTATTTAATTTTAGTCTGTGGATGTTCAAATTGCTGTGTAAGCCATGAAAAATATATATTAAAATATAGTAAAATTTTTATTAAAAATATAGGGGATTATGATAAATTAGTATATGACTTGAAGAAATTGTAATTCGGCTATATTTAGGAGGTGTCTAAGATTAGCTGGAAAGATTTATACAAGAGTAAGGTAGTTACAGCTGACGAAGCTGTAAGAAAAATTAAATCGAATGATAGAGTAGTAACTGGACATGCTTGCGGAGAGCCAAAAGAAATTATAGATGCTATGGTTAGAAACAAAGATTTATATGAAAACGTAGAAATTGTTCATATGGTATCAATGGGTAAAAGTGAATATTGTAAGCCTGAAATGGCTGTTAATTTTCACCACAATTCTATATTTGCAGGTGGAACAACAAGGGAAGCTATTGTTGACGGAAGAGCAGATTTTACGCCATGCTTTTTCTCGGAAGTACCAAAAATGTTTAGGGAAGGTACTTTGCCAGTAGATGTAGCACTCGTTCAATTAAGTGTTCCTGATGAACATGGTTATTGTAGCTTTGGAGTTTCAAATGACTACACAAAACCTGCTGCAGAGGCCGCTAAAATTGTTATTGCGGAATTAAACGACAAGATGCCAAGAACACTCGGAGATTCATTTATACATGTTTCTGATATAGATTATATAGTTGAAACTTCAAATGATATTATTGAGCTTAAGCCACCTAAAATAGGAGAAGTCGAAAAGGCTATTGGTGAAAACTGTGCAAAGCTAATTGAAGATGGTTCTACACTTCAATTAGGAATTGGTGCAATTCCAGATGCGGTACTATTATTCTTAAAGGAAAAAAAGGATCTTGGAATTCATTCGGAAATGATATCTGATGGAGTAGTTGAATTAATAGAAGCAGGTGTAATAACAAATAAAGCAAAAACTTTACATCCTGGAAAATCTGTAGTTACATTTTTAATGGGCACTAAGAGGCTTTATGATTATGTTAATGGAAATCCTAGTGTTGCCATGTATCCTGTAGATTATGTAAATAATCCATGTGTTATAGCAGAAAATTATAAGATGGTATCTATAAACTCATGTATTCAGGTAGATCTTATGGGACAAGTTGCGGCTGATACAATTGGACTTAAACAGTTCAGTGGTGTAGGTGGACAAGTTGACTTTGTAAGAGGAGCAGCAATGGCTAAAGGTGGTAAATCAATAATTGCAATGCCATCAACTGCAAGTAAAGGAAAACTTTCAAGAATAGTTCCAATTTTAGATGAGGGTGCAACTGTTACAACTTCTAGAAATGATATTCATTATGTAGTAACTGAGTTTGGAATAGCTGAATTAAAAGGCAAAACTTTAAAAGAAAGGGCTAGGGCATTAATAAATGTTGCACATCCTGATTTTAGAGAGACACTTATTGAAGAATGGGAAAAGAGATTTAAAGTTAAATTTTAAATTAAAGTAAATGAAAATATGGGAGGAAGTAACTTATGAAAGTATATGTTTTAGACACGGGATATTTAGAAACTGATAAAAATAATGTAGTAGGTGGAGCTACTATGGGAACATATAGCCAGCCGCATGTACAAAATAAATGGATTAAGCTACCTGTAATGTCTATTTTAATAGATCATCCAGATGGAAAAATATTATATGATGTAGGAAGCAATCCAGAGGCTATGAATGGTTATTGGCCAAAAAACCTTCAAGAAGTTTATCCATTATATCAAACAAAAGAACAAAGACTAGAAAATCAATTGGCTTTATGTGGTACAAAGCCAGAAGAAATAAAGAAAGTAATAATTTCTCATATGCATTTAGATCATGCAGGAAATTTAGATATGTTTAGACATGCAGATGTATATGTACCAAAGGCAGACTTTATGCAAGCTCAAACTCAAGTAAGGTTAAATGAAAATCCGTTAACACATGGAGGCTATATTAAAGCTGATATGGATGTTTCAGTAAAGCAATATCATTTAGTTGAAGAGGATTTTGAATTTGCAAAGGGTATAGAAATAGTAAATTTACCAGGTCATACACCAGGATTACTTGGAATAGTAGTTCATTTAGAAAATGAAGGTACATTAATCTTCCCACAAGATTGTGTATATAGTTCAGAAATTTATGGCCCACCAGCTAAGGCATCAGGATTACTTTATGACAGTCTTTCTTTCTTTAAATCAATTGAAAAAGTAAGAGCTTTAGAGAAAAAATATGATGCAAAAGTATTTTTTGCTCATGATGAGGAGTTCTTTAAAACAATAAAACTTGCTCCTGAGTTTTATGAATAAAAAGTAGTAAATAGATAACCACAGTGAAAGTTATAGTAATGTGGTGACTAACCGAAATCAGAAACATTGTTGTTTCTGATTTCTAGTGAAGATATCCACTTAATATTTAATAAATATATAAAATTATGAGTGAGTGTATCTATATTAACCGAAATTCTATATATGTTTGTTCCATAGAACTATAAAAATTTTGCTGAAAGGCAGTTAATGTAGGGTTGTATCCATATGTGCATGCTCCTAATTTTATTAGGACAAGTAAACCTGGAACAACCCTACATTAATTATTTTCATCAGCTTATTTTCTAATGACTGCTCCATATTATGATATTGAGGTTACAAGCATATATGGAATTTCTTTGTTTTTATATGCATTTAAGTATAGTAAATGTTTGATAGAATTTTGTATGTGATTTACTATAATTTTTGACAAAACAATAAAAATACTATGTAACATAATATTTAAATGCTAAAATATAAGTAAAGAAAAAATACAATATCATATATTGATTTTGTGTTTTTTTGAATGTGTCTGGATATATGGAGGAAAGAAATGAGTAATATTAACAATGATAATAATTTAGGAAACATAAGAAAAGCAAGAATTGAAGATTTAGAAACTATAGTAAAATTTAATTACAATCTAGCAAAGGAAACAGAGGATAAAGAACTTAATTTAGAAATTCTAAGCAATGGTGTTAAGGCGATGATAGAAGATTCATCAAAAGGGCAATACTATGTTTATGAAATAAATGGCAGAGTAGTTGGACAAATTATGTTTACATATGAATGGAGTGATTGGAGAAATGGTATGTTTCTCTGGGTACAAAGTGTATATGTAGATTCTGAGTATAGAAAAAAAGGCATTTATAAGAAGTTGTATCATAATGTTAAAAATATATGTGATAATAATGATGGAATAGCTGGCATAAGATTGTATGTAGAAAAAGAAAATATAAATGCCAAAGCAACATATGAGTCACTTGGGATGAGCGAATGTAATTATAATATGTATGAATATGAAAAATAATTAGGAGTGATAAGATTACTGCCTAGGTTCTAAGTTAACGGAAAGCTGCAATTTTCATTAAAGAGAGTTTCTATGAGTTTTGTTCATATATAGATGAACATATAGATAAGCCAATTATAAGTTAGATTTATACTATGAAATATATCCCAACTAGAAATGGGTAATATATTTTTGTGGAATGTTTCATTGGTAATTTTGATGGATGTGATTCTTTGGCTATAAGTTGTTCCAAATGTGCTAGTTCACAGCTTGTTCTTTGAGGCTAGCACTTTGGGTGCAACTTTATAGCCTTAGAATCACCCATCAGAATTACCTAGAAACTGGAACAAAAGTATATTATTCATTTCGGCGAGTTATATGCATAAGTTCAGGTCTTAGTTGGGTTATCTATATTAACAAAGTTGCTAAAACTTTAAGTTCATATTTTCATTAGAAATCATAAATATATTTGTGGAGAAAACATTTGAAAATGAGCTGTTAAAGGGTCTTAGCTGTAGGTTGTTCCATTTTTGCTTGTCAAACTGAAAGTTGGAGCATGCTAAAGTGGATACAACCTGCTGCTAAGAACCTTCAGCGATATTTTCATAGCTTTTCGGAATCAAAATATTTATGATTTCGGCAAGTTACCACATAAATATAGTTTTAAAGTTTGATATCTATATATATGTTGCAATAATAAACTTACATTTAAACTTCTAGTATGCTAAGTGCTCTATTAAGACAAAATGTAGAAATTCAATTGCAACATATATAAATCATATTTTACAATAGAAGGGAAGTGAGAATTAAAGGAGAGCGTATTAAATCCTCTCTTTTAATAATATTATGAATAATAAAAAGATAGTAAGAGATGGACATATGCACTCGCCATATTGTCCTCATGGAACCAAAGACAGCTTTGAAATGTATGTTGACAAAGCATTAATAGAGGGATTAGAGGAAATAACATTTACTGAACACATGCCATTTCCGTGTTATTTTATAGATGACAAAGAATTTCAAGATGAATGTGCTCCAAATGAAGAAGCAATACAGAAGTATTTCAAGGATGTTGAAGAAATAAAATTAAAATATAAAGACAAAATTAAAATAAATATAGGACTAGAAGTTGATTTTGTTGATGGATATGAAGAGGAAACTAAAAAACTTCTTAATTCC from the Clostridium beijerinckii genome contains:
- a CDS encoding acyl carrier protein, with the translated sequence MSNLGTFNKIIKSVWSIENLDEIEDGFGPDEIEAWDSLSHIELVVALEEEFEISMAVQDISRLYTIGDIKNTLRKYGVEI
- a CDS encoding class I adenylate-forming enzyme family protein is translated as MTFTDYVFEFSSELNKTAIIDKKNISYSDLYCKVLMISHNIKKINIVKEDKILLISENSPFFIESYFGIIKSGCTCVPLNPTLSKNDIEYIINSCNPKAIFIEKRFLDNMRNLINKDIKIVTEETLNNLLLDKECTSNNREEEEIDFKNSVAVILFTSGSTARPKGVMLTHHNLCHNTNSIIEYLSLNSEDRIEVVLPFYYCFGTSLLHTHLRVGGSLVINNKFMFPETVLDDIEKYECTGFAGVPSNYQILLRKSSIKDRNLKSLRYVAQAGGRLPDSFIKEVRQALVGVDVFIMYGQTEATARLSYLPPNMLDEKMGSIGKGIPGTLLKVIDKEGNEVKVDEIGEVVALGENIMKGYFNDEEETRKVIRNGYLYTGDLATVDEDGYIYIVAREKQIIKSGGNRISPKEIENIIIQIPSVIEAAVIGIQDDILGEAVKAFVVLNDEVLKVDEKYIIDYCKDKLPSYKIPKYVVFLEGLPKNSSGKVMMGDLK
- a CDS encoding acyl-protein synthetase, with protein sequence MIDEIINNEQFKCLQKDKEKKLLSILRPQIDKSRINENLNIMYKKLGVNINDINSLEEVPFIPVNMFKHFELRTCSEESVVRILNSSSTTGNIPSKIYIDKETSIRQSQGLISTLTSFLGSYRRPMLIIDSKEVNKKSDYLTARGAAIRGVSSFGKSLTYAMDLVDDNIILNIERLKEFEEKYKDTDILVYGFTYIIWTRFVNVLKEKNIKLNMPKIKILHSGGWKKLNAQKVEKKEFNRSVAEVFGTDPENIIDFYGMVEQLGVVFLDCEFGYKHVPDFGEIIIRDFSTLKEVEKGQYGFIEVMSGLTSSYPGQAILTEDIGEFIGVDDCKCGRTGKYFKFKNRVDKSETRGCGDTFAEKRDKK
- a CDS encoding acyl-CoA reductase, which encodes MIGCFMLGDKFYEEPKKLQSLDAIIEELNKNRETIYSYPSEAMIEIINEYSKILCSDRKFLSYEGVPFLVLWLKKDNIKKLLRQDLKKQEFLDDFIEIADNKFMKAQPRGVVCHFMAGNVPTLPIYYLVQAIICRNVNLCRIPIVSIDTAIELLKPLKDIVINFRGEKYYGSTLLKSISIINFSSNDLKLNTEMSQAADVRVICGGEEAVNTLSVLPKKTTCKDVIFGPKYSFAVFEKSAMESLKITKAFDNFAKDIISFDQRACSSPQVLFIEKSTVGINEAAQMLSESLEKVLKRYPKVEINQGAAANIINKRGEYLLSLEKDIICSKDLSYTILIDKEIMLEEPVQHTTIFLKEVEDIFEVCKLITPRIQTIGIASENNSRIINFANKVSLHGVDRLVKVGLMNLYDSPWDGILFMSEIVKWTILNLN
- a CDS encoding sigma 54-interacting transcriptional regulator, which translates into the protein MKVKELMTKKVLVLKPNNTFEEAAKLFIENGIDGAPVVDRDGKLISIVTKTDLMKAILNKLEMNTKLETLNLKKVITINSEMNIEDVLKYNVGRLPVIDKNNKIIGIITHTDFINDLVEKISKKCRDMKNTKLGLTELDSIIECSYDGIYITDGEANTIKINNAYESITGLKRAEVLGRNMKDLEKEGVISQSATLLVLKNRKTTTIQQEFKTGVKVLVSSNPIFDKNGKIIMVVTNVRDVTQLYELKEQLQKNKEITLKYVSEIEEMRTQLLNTSEIVAEDHKTIEIIQLANRIAKVDTTILMLGETGAGKDQIAKHIHKVSKRSKKQFIKVNCGAVPASLIESEFFGYEKGAFTGANKEGKIGLFEMASGGTIFLDEVGELPMDMQVKLLRVLQEMEVVRIGGTKPIKIDVRVLAATNRDLEDMIKKKQFREDLYYRLNVIPLYIPPLRERKHDILPLINFFLTQLNKKYNFNKVFASDALSCMYEYNWPGNVRELKNIVERAVIMSEDDKIKRSDLPKNIIGSNGMIVTLNTFEEGINLKETLDAIEKKLIKKAYDKYGNVRAAAKSLGIDASTFVRKRQKYIKEEI
- a CDS encoding 4-hydroxyphenylacetate 3-hydroxylase family protein, which gives rise to MPLKTKEQYIESLRKLNLKVYMFGKPVDNVVDNPIIRPSLNSVAMTYELAQMPEYEDLMTATSNLTGEKVNRFAHLHQSTDDLIKKVKMQRLLGQKTASCFQRCVGMDAFNALYSSTYEIDKVCGTNYHENFNKFLKYVQENDLTVDGAMTDPKGDRGLSPSKQADGDLYLRVVERREDGVVVRGAKCHQTGMLNSHEVVVMPTIALTPNDKDWAISFAVPTDAEGIIHIYGRQSCDTRKLEPGADIDLGNAEFGGQETLTIFDNVFVPNERIFLNGETDFAGMIVERFAGYHRQSYGGCKVGVGDVLIGAAAVAADYNGAHKASHVKDKLIEMTHLNETLFSCGIACSAMGSKTEAGNYYIDNLLANVCKQNVTRFPYEICRLAEDIAGGIMVTMPSEADFKDEKIGPYIDKYLRGVNSVSTENRMRILRLIENICLGTAAVGYRTESMHGAGSPQAQRIMIARQGNLAAKKKIAKKIARIEE